Proteins from a single region of Streptomyces spectabilis:
- a CDS encoding cation:proton antiporter: protein MVLSQAPLPAIGHHQMLVFLLQVGLLLVVAVLLGRLATWFRLPRVVGELSAGVLLGPSVFGNLLPDLRDWLLPHDTAQMHLLAAVAQLGVLLLVGITGAHIDFGLIRSKRKVIGYVSAASVLLPLALGVGLGFLMPQSLMAPGAERGTFALFVGVAIAVSALPVIAKTLLDMNLLHRNVGQLIIGAAAISDIVGWMLLSVVAAMATRGLTTGLVLESVGYLIAVLVATVLVARPVARKVLEFTDRSPQKDVSAATIAAMILLFSAGTLALDMEPILGAFLCGMVICSLGTSARRSLDSMRTFVMSTLAPLYFATAGLQVDLSALTRPTVLLAAVVTLLIATLAKFAGGYLGARMGGLQHGEGLAIGAGLNARGVVEIVIATVGLNLGVLTTATYTIVVLIAVITSMMAPPFLRHATRSMPTTTAEHERQRELAGQAS from the coding sequence ATGGTGCTGTCCCAAGCGCCTCTTCCCGCGATCGGCCACCATCAGATGCTGGTCTTCCTGCTCCAGGTCGGCCTGCTCCTCGTGGTCGCGGTGCTGCTCGGCAGGCTGGCCACCTGGTTCCGGCTGCCCCGCGTGGTCGGCGAGCTGTCCGCGGGCGTGCTCCTCGGCCCTTCGGTGTTCGGCAACCTGCTGCCCGACCTGCGCGACTGGCTGCTCCCGCACGACACCGCGCAGATGCACCTGCTGGCCGCGGTGGCGCAGCTCGGCGTGCTGCTCCTCGTCGGCATCACGGGCGCGCACATCGACTTCGGCCTGATCCGCAGCAAGCGCAAGGTGATCGGCTACGTCAGCGCGGCCAGCGTGCTCCTGCCGCTGGCCCTGGGGGTGGGCCTCGGCTTCCTCATGCCGCAGTCGCTGATGGCCCCCGGCGCCGAGCGCGGCACCTTCGCCCTGTTCGTCGGCGTCGCGATCGCCGTCAGCGCGCTCCCGGTGATCGCCAAGACCCTGCTCGACATGAACCTGCTGCACCGCAACGTCGGTCAGCTCATCATCGGTGCGGCCGCGATCAGCGACATCGTCGGCTGGATGCTCCTGTCCGTCGTCGCCGCGATGGCCACGCGCGGGCTGACCACGGGCCTGGTCCTGGAGTCCGTCGGCTATCTGATCGCGGTCCTCGTCGCCACGGTCCTGGTGGCCCGGCCGGTGGCCCGCAAGGTCCTGGAGTTCACCGACCGCTCGCCGCAGAAGGACGTCAGCGCCGCCACGATCGCCGCGATGATCCTGCTCTTCTCGGCCGGCACGCTCGCCCTGGACATGGAGCCGATCCTGGGCGCCTTCCTGTGCGGCATGGTGATCTGCTCCCTCGGCACCTCCGCCCGCCGGTCCCTGGACTCCATGCGCACCTTCGTGATGTCGACGCTCGCCCCGCTGTACTTCGCCACCGCCGGGCTCCAGGTCGACCTGTCCGCGCTGACCCGGCCCACGGTGCTCCTGGCGGCGGTGGTCACGCTGCTCATCGCCACCCTGGCCAAGTTCGCGGGCGGCTACCTCGGCGCCCGGATGGGCGGACTCCAGCACGGCGAGGGCCTCGCCATCGGCGCCGGTCTCAACGCCCGCGGCGTGGTGGAGATCGTCATCGCCACCGTCGGGCTCAACCTCGGCGTCCTGACCACCGCCACGTACACGATCGTGGTCCTTATCGCCGTGATCACCTCGATGATGGCGCCGCCGTTCCTGCGCCACGCCACCCGGTCCATGCCGACCACCACCGCCGAGCACGAACGGCAGCGGGAGCTGGCCGGACAGGCCTCCTGA
- a CDS encoding ferredoxin — protein sequence MHITVDEQSCVGAGQCVLSVPDVFDQDEMTGRVVLLQGRPPADLEDDVVEATRACPAQAITVTDD from the coding sequence GTGCACATCACCGTCGATGAACAGTCCTGCGTCGGGGCGGGCCAGTGTGTCCTGTCCGTCCCCGACGTCTTCGACCAGGACGAGATGACCGGCCGTGTCGTCCTCCTCCAGGGGCGTCCGCCCGCGGACCTGGAGGACGACGTGGTCGAGGCCACCCGGGCCTGCCCGGCCCAGGCGATCACCGTGACGGACGACTGA
- a CDS encoding zinc-binding dehydrogenase, whose protein sequence is MTARTGRAVVLEEFGKPLALREYPLPAAPERGMIVACGYGGICGTDLHLHQGHLPIPTPLVLGHEGLGVIRELGEGLTHDALGTELKPGDSVMWASSIACGTCPPCRIHREPTLCENRRTYGVNRSTVDGPELSGSWADHIVLQEGTTVVKAADGVDPLAAMSLACAGPTVVHALYERRPVRLGEVVVVQGSGPVGLAAAAFAQLSGAAKVIVIGGPAERLEAAARAGIGDVHLNIADATDPDHILNEVHAATGGQGADLVIECAGVPQAVAQGLYLARRGGTYLVIGQYTDAGDTLVNPHQIVYRQLDVIGSWAFTGAHLVEYVRLLPTLAARFDLASLVTAFPLDRHADALAAVADGSVMKAVLTS, encoded by the coding sequence ATGACCGCCCGCACCGGCCGCGCCGTCGTCCTGGAGGAGTTCGGCAAGCCCCTCGCGCTGCGCGAGTACCCGCTTCCCGCCGCACCGGAGCGCGGCATGATCGTCGCCTGCGGCTACGGCGGCATCTGCGGCACCGACCTGCATCTGCACCAGGGCCACCTGCCGATCCCCACCCCGCTCGTCCTGGGCCACGAAGGCCTGGGCGTGATACGGGAGTTGGGCGAGGGCCTCACGCACGACGCCCTCGGCACCGAGCTCAAGCCCGGCGACTCCGTCATGTGGGCCTCGTCCATCGCCTGCGGGACCTGTCCCCCGTGCCGGATCCACCGCGAGCCGACGCTCTGCGAGAACCGCCGTACGTACGGGGTCAACCGCTCGACCGTGGACGGTCCCGAGCTGTCCGGCTCGTGGGCCGACCACATCGTCCTGCAGGAGGGCACCACCGTCGTCAAGGCGGCCGACGGCGTCGACCCGCTCGCCGCGATGTCACTGGCCTGCGCGGGCCCCACCGTCGTGCACGCCCTGTACGAGCGCCGCCCGGTGCGGCTCGGTGAGGTCGTCGTCGTCCAGGGCAGCGGCCCGGTCGGCCTCGCGGCCGCGGCCTTCGCCCAGCTCTCCGGGGCCGCCAAGGTCATCGTCATCGGCGGCCCGGCCGAGCGTCTGGAGGCCGCGGCGCGCGCGGGCATCGGCGACGTCCACCTGAACATCGCCGACGCCACCGACCCGGACCACATCCTGAACGAGGTGCACGCGGCCACCGGCGGCCAGGGCGCCGACCTCGTCATCGAGTGCGCCGGTGTCCCCCAGGCCGTCGCCCAGGGCCTCTACCTGGCCCGCAGGGGCGGCACGTACCTGGTCATCGGCCAGTACACGGACGCCGGTGACACGCTGGTCAACCCGCACCAGATCGTCTACCGCCAGCTCGACGTCATCGGCTCCTGGGCCTTCACCGGGGCGCACCTCGTCGAGTACGTGCGGCTGCTGCCGACGCTCGCCGCCCGGTTCGACCTGGCGAGTCTGGTGACGGCGTTCCCGCTGGACCGGCACGCGGACGCCCTGGCCGCGGTCGCCGACGGATCGGTCATGAAGGCGGTCCTCACGAGCTGA
- a CDS encoding SDR family NAD(P)-dependent oxidoreductase, with the protein MATAVISGGTRGIGLTLSLRLCALGHRVLALYRSDETAAKEAAEAGEGQIVPVRVDVGRPAEIRDACARILDEHGAPRILVNNAGVNRDRSFLSLTEEDWDQVVATNLSGPFHLSQALAPAMIEAGGGSIVNIGATTAIRPRANGANYCASKAGLLQLTKCMALELAPHIQVNALLPGFTDTPEVTERYRLDVPERRAAILDSIPQKRIGTPQDIADALEFLVTSRSAYITGQQLIVDGGHFMG; encoded by the coding sequence ATGGCGACGGCAGTGATCAGCGGCGGCACCCGGGGCATCGGACTGACGCTGAGCCTGCGCCTTTGCGCCCTGGGCCACCGGGTGCTCGCCCTCTACCGGAGCGACGAGACCGCGGCCAAGGAGGCGGCGGAGGCGGGCGAAGGACAGATCGTGCCAGTCCGCGTCGACGTCGGCAGGCCCGCCGAGATCCGCGACGCCTGCGCGCGGATCCTCGACGAGCACGGCGCCCCCCGGATCCTGGTGAACAACGCCGGGGTCAACCGCGACCGGTCCTTCCTCTCCCTGACCGAGGAGGACTGGGACCAGGTCGTCGCGACCAATCTGTCCGGTCCTTTCCATCTCAGCCAGGCACTGGCGCCCGCCATGATCGAGGCCGGCGGCGGCTCCATCGTCAATATCGGTGCCACCACGGCGATCCGCCCGCGGGCGAACGGCGCCAACTACTGCGCCAGCAAGGCGGGGCTGCTCCAGCTCACCAAGTGCATGGCCCTTGAACTGGCTCCGCATATCCAGGTCAACGCCCTGCTCCCCGGTTTTACCGACACCCCAGAAGTCACCGAGCGCTACCGGCTCGACGTGCCGGAACGGCGCGCGGCCATCCTCGACTCCATTCCCCAGAAGCGCATCGGCACCCCGCAGGACATCGCCGACGCGCTCGAATTCCTGGTGACGTCGCGGTCGGCCTACATCACGGGGCAGCAGCTCATCGTGGACGGCGGACATTTCATGGGGTGA
- a CDS encoding phytanoyl-CoA dioxygenase family protein gives MRLTQEQLEQYRDNGFLLLDSLLDENEVDRLRTAFQRDCNTPGPHRIIEDGGEEVRAVYSSHQRQAEYARLMRDPRILVPAQQLLTDDVYVYQFKINAKPAFGGDKWAWHQDFLAWQISDNLPAPVQVNVGVFLDDVTEFNGPVIFLPGSHRDGLVHEGRKEERKSSQHLDPDDISLSPEQLADLVDRHGMVSPKGPAGSVVLFSSEIVHGSAPNMSPFARRLLIATYNEVSNLPSWPGEARPDYVVCRDSAPLAPLDGTFLDDLEEATV, from the coding sequence ATGCGTCTGACCCAGGAGCAGTTGGAGCAGTACCGGGACAACGGTTTCCTACTCCTCGATTCCCTGCTGGACGAGAACGAGGTGGACCGGCTGCGCACGGCGTTCCAGCGCGACTGCAACACGCCGGGTCCGCACCGGATCATCGAGGACGGCGGCGAGGAAGTGCGCGCCGTGTACTCCTCGCACCAGCGGCAGGCCGAATACGCCCGCCTCATGCGTGACCCGCGCATCCTGGTCCCCGCCCAGCAGCTGCTCACCGACGACGTGTACGTCTACCAGTTCAAGATCAACGCCAAGCCCGCCTTCGGCGGCGACAAGTGGGCGTGGCACCAGGACTTCCTCGCCTGGCAGATCTCCGACAACCTGCCCGCCCCGGTCCAGGTCAACGTGGGCGTCTTCCTCGACGACGTCACCGAGTTCAACGGCCCGGTCATCTTCCTGCCCGGCTCGCACCGCGACGGGCTCGTGCACGAGGGCCGCAAGGAGGAGCGCAAGTCCAGCCAGCACCTGGACCCGGACGACATCTCGCTCTCCCCCGAGCAGCTGGCCGACCTCGTCGACCGGCACGGCATGGTCAGCCCGAAGGGCCCGGCCGGTTCCGTGGTGCTCTTCTCCTCGGAGATCGTGCACGGTTCGGCCCCGAACATGTCGCCCTTCGCCCGTCGCCTGCTCATCGCGACGTACAACGAGGTCAGCAATCTGCCGAGCTGGCCCGGCGAGGCCCGTCCCGACTACGTGGTGTGCCGCGACTCCGCGCCGCTCGCCCCGCTCGACGGCACCTTCCTCGACGACCTCGAGGAGGCGACCGTATGA
- a CDS encoding non-ribosomal peptide synthetase encodes MNPLSLAQRRLWLIHRIQGPSAMHNIPLVLRMTGALETTALMGAVRDVVARHEGLRTICAEDAEGVPARRVLPESEIDLAVSLVEVAPERLSDAVSARVSHRFDLTTDIPVRATVLRCAPEEHVLVLVTHRIAADEASLRPLADDLAAAYAARRDGVAPVWPDTLVPHADFALWEQKFLEEESGPHGAFARDTAFWRTELAGVPAPLPLPADRPRPPEASHRAGRVPLVVDEDLTAAVTGLAAQRGVPAGTVLRAALAVVLHQLGSGADIPIGSSDARRPDASWARCVGPFDDTWVLRADLSGNPAFTDLLDQVRRRTAAAEAHRDLPFALLVDALDPQRSLAHHPLFQVEFDLSEGPEPTPALPGLTVTAWPAPLDSTPYDLSLRLRAAAGGAELRGTVEYAADLFDAAGAEYLAACYLRALRHVTADPAVRVGAVDVLDDAERQRLLVDFVNTAAPTPPVTIPELVAPQFAAAPDAVAVVCGDVSLTYRELDERTDRLARTLLAAGVGPESVVGLALPRSADLVVALLGILKSGAGYLPIDPRYPSRRLGHLLQDAAPGLILTDADTAGTLPEHDITCCLIEELGLDDDDPAGDGSGVTPAQPPRPDNLAYLMYTSGSTGTPKGVALSHANIVNGVIRLASIVRMRPGARMLASSSINFDVSVFEVFTALSTGATVEVVRDVLELGERGQWSGTVLHTVPSVFAEVLERIQGRLTVDTAVFAGEKLTAALADQVRAALPDTTLINAYGQTESFYATTFTVPDGWHGEGGVPIGTPLGNMRTYVLGPGLVPVPQGVAGELFVAGAVGRGYHARPGQTAERFLADPFGPAGERMYRTGDLARWNADGQLELLGRDDGQMKLRGIRIEPAEIEAALVAHPDIVQAVVALRPAAGSGSGALVAYVVPAEPGGTAAAGLTPRVLRRYVVDRLPTFMIPSAFVVLDRLPLAPNGKLDRAALPAPRRGAGSAADPGAGRTPRTGREGALAALFAELLQRDEVGVDDDFFDLGGTSQLAVRLSGRAGAELGLRVPVRAVFQAPTPALLAEHLGSV; translated from the coding sequence ATGAATCCGTTGTCACTTGCGCAGCGCCGACTGTGGCTCATCCACCGAATTCAGGGCCCGTCGGCCATGCACAACATTCCGTTGGTGCTGCGGATGACCGGGGCCCTCGAAACGACCGCGCTGATGGGCGCCGTCAGGGACGTCGTGGCCCGCCACGAAGGTTTGCGCACGATATGCGCCGAGGACGCGGAGGGAGTTCCCGCCCGGCGCGTACTGCCCGAGTCCGAAATCGACCTCGCCGTATCCCTGGTCGAGGTGGCGCCCGAGCGGCTTTCCGACGCCGTCTCCGCGCGGGTGTCCCACCGTTTCGATCTCACCACCGACATTCCGGTACGCGCCACGGTCCTGCGGTGCGCTCCCGAGGAACACGTGCTCGTCCTGGTGACGCACCGCATCGCCGCGGACGAGGCATCGCTGCGGCCGCTGGCCGACGACCTGGCGGCCGCCTACGCCGCGCGCCGGGACGGGGTCGCGCCCGTCTGGCCGGACACGCTGGTTCCCCATGCGGATTTCGCCCTGTGGGAGCAGAAGTTCCTGGAGGAGGAGAGCGGACCGCACGGCGCCTTCGCGCGCGACACCGCCTTCTGGCGCACCGAACTGGCGGGCGTGCCGGCGCCGCTGCCGCTGCCCGCCGACCGGCCCCGGCCGCCGGAGGCGAGCCACCGCGCGGGCCGGGTCCCCCTGGTCGTGGACGAGGACCTCACCGCGGCGGTGACCGGCCTCGCCGCACAGCGCGGGGTGCCCGCCGGCACGGTGCTGCGCGCCGCCCTCGCGGTGGTGCTCCACCAGCTGGGCAGCGGCGCGGACATCCCCATCGGCTCGTCGGACGCGCGGCGCCCCGACGCGTCCTGGGCCCGCTGCGTGGGCCCCTTCGACGACACCTGGGTGCTCAGGGCGGACCTGAGCGGCAACCCGGCCTTCACGGACCTCCTGGACCAGGTGCGCCGCAGGACGGCGGCGGCCGAAGCCCACCGGGACCTGCCGTTCGCCCTCCTCGTGGACGCGCTCGACCCGCAGCGCTCCCTGGCCCACCACCCGCTGTTCCAGGTGGAGTTCGACCTGAGCGAGGGCCCGGAGCCCACCCCCGCGCTGCCCGGCCTGACGGTCACCGCGTGGCCGGCGCCGCTGGACAGCACCCCCTACGACCTGTCGCTGCGCCTTCGCGCCGCGGCGGGCGGCGCGGAGCTGCGCGGCACGGTCGAGTACGCCGCCGACCTGTTCGACGCCGCGGGCGCGGAGTACCTGGCGGCCTGCTATCTGCGCGCGCTGCGGCACGTGACCGCCGATCCCGCGGTGCGGGTGGGCGCGGTCGACGTCCTCGACGACGCCGAACGGCAGCGGCTGCTCGTGGACTTCGTGAACACCGCGGCCCCCACCCCGCCGGTGACGATCCCGGAGCTGGTGGCGCCGCAGTTCGCCGCGGCCCCGGACGCCGTGGCGGTGGTCTGCGGCGACGTGTCGCTGACGTACCGCGAACTGGACGAGCGCACCGACCGGCTCGCCCGCACGCTCCTTGCCGCCGGGGTCGGCCCGGAGTCGGTGGTGGGCCTCGCCCTGCCGCGCTCCGCCGACCTGGTGGTGGCGCTCCTCGGCATCCTGAAGTCCGGCGCCGGCTATCTGCCGATCGACCCCCGCTACCCCAGCCGCCGCCTCGGCCATCTCCTCCAGGACGCCGCGCCCGGCCTGATCCTCACGGACGCCGACACCGCGGGGACGCTGCCGGAGCACGACATCACGTGCTGCCTGATCGAAGAGCTCGGCCTCGACGATGACGATCCCGCCGGGGACGGCTCCGGAGTCACCCCCGCACAGCCGCCGCGGCCCGACAACCTCGCCTACTTGATGTACACCTCCGGCTCGACGGGCACGCCGAAGGGCGTGGCCCTCTCGCACGCCAACATCGTCAACGGCGTGATCCGCCTGGCCTCCATCGTGCGCATGCGGCCCGGCGCGCGGATGCTGGCGAGCAGCTCCATCAACTTCGACGTGTCGGTGTTCGAGGTGTTCACCGCGCTGAGCACCGGCGCCACCGTCGAGGTCGTCCGCGACGTGCTTGAGCTCGGTGAGCGCGGGCAGTGGTCGGGCACCGTCCTGCACACGGTCCCGTCGGTGTTCGCCGAGGTACTGGAGCGGATCCAGGGGCGTTTGACCGTGGACACAGCGGTGTTCGCCGGGGAGAAGCTCACGGCGGCCCTGGCCGACCAGGTGCGGGCGGCCCTCCCGGACACGACCCTGATCAACGCCTATGGCCAGACGGAGAGTTTCTACGCCACCACGTTCACCGTCCCCGACGGCTGGCACGGCGAGGGCGGCGTGCCCATCGGGACGCCGCTGGGCAACATGCGCACGTACGTGCTCGGCCCCGGTCTGGTGCCGGTCCCGCAGGGCGTGGCGGGCGAGCTGTTCGTGGCGGGCGCGGTGGGCCGCGGCTACCACGCGCGGCCGGGCCAGACCGCGGAGCGCTTCCTGGCCGACCCGTTCGGTCCCGCGGGCGAGCGGATGTACCGCACCGGCGACCTGGCCCGGTGGAACGCCGACGGGCAGCTGGAGCTCCTCGGGCGCGACGACGGCCAGATGAAGCTGCGCGGCATCCGCATCGAGCCGGCCGAGATCGAGGCGGCCCTGGTCGCCCACCCCGACATCGTCCAGGCCGTGGTCGCGCTCCGCCCCGCGGCGGGCTCGGGCAGCGGTGCCCTCGTCGCCTACGTCGTACCGGCCGAGCCGGGCGGCACGGCGGCGGCCGGTCTTACCCCGCGGGTGCTGCGGCGCTATGTGGTGGACCGGCTGCCCACCTTCATGATCCCGTCCGCGTTCGTGGTCCTCGACCGGCTGCCGCTGGCCCCGAACGGGAAGCTGGACCGGGCCGCGCTGCCCGCCCCGCGCCGTGGCGCGGGCAGTGCGGCCGACCCGGGCGCGGGCCGGACGCCGCGCACCGGGCGGGAGGGCGCCCTGGCCGCCCTGTTCGCGGAGCTGCTCCAGCGCGATGAGGTCGGCGTCGACGACGACTTCTTCGACCTCGGCGGGACGTCGCAGCTCGCGGTCCGGCTGAGCGGCCGTGCGGGCGCGGAGCTCGGCCTGCGGGTGCCGGTGCGGGCGGTCTTCCAGGCGCCGACCCCGGCGCTGCTCGCCGAGCACCTCGGCTCCGTGTAG